The Deinococcus koreensis genome window below encodes:
- a CDS encoding GNAT family N-acetyltransferase translates to MRSVRPDPPRLRERRPNDLSALAAVLERVHRVDGYPSVWPAEPLAFIAPPHTLGAWVAECGERVAGQVILRAVPGAVPGVVSGAISGDVPAWVRATGLHPGEVGIVSRLFVDPAWRGQGLARQLLQVAQAAATAAGRRAILDVNEKNRAATALYERAGWQQVATVQGDWLEPDGQPPTVRVYVWPDAPAAPPHR, encoded by the coding sequence GTGCGCTCAGTCCGGCCTGACCCTCCCCGCCTGCGCGAGCGCCGCCCGAACGACCTGAGCGCCCTGGCCGCCGTGCTGGAGCGGGTACACCGGGTCGACGGCTATCCCTCGGTGTGGCCGGCCGAGCCACTGGCCTTCATCGCGCCGCCCCACACGCTGGGCGCCTGGGTGGCCGAGTGCGGGGAGCGCGTGGCAGGTCAGGTGATCCTCCGCGCCGTCCCTGGGGCTGTTCCTGGGGTCGTCTCTGGGGCCATCTCTGGGGACGTCCCCGCCTGGGTGCGCGCCACGGGCCTGCACCCCGGCGAGGTGGGCATCGTGTCGCGGCTGTTCGTCGATCCGGCGTGGCGGGGGCAGGGGCTCGCCCGCCAGTTGCTGCAGGTCGCCCAGGCCGCCGCGACCGCTGCCGGCCGGCGGGCGATTCTGGACGTGAACGAGAAGAACCGCGCCGCCACTGCGCTGTACGAGCGGGCGGGCTGGCAGCAGGTCGCCACGGTGCAGGGCGACTGGCTGGAGCCGGATGGGCAGCCGCCCACCGTGCGGGTCTACGTCTGGCCTGACGCCCCTGCCGCCCCGCCCCACCGCTAG
- a CDS encoding acetyl-CoA C-acetyltransferase, translating to MDNIVIVAAKRTPIGSFMGSLKDVTAAHLGVTAAKAVLDGVDGADIADVIVGNVLQAGQGMNVGRQVALGAGLPHDIPGQTVNRVCGSGLQAVMSAVQGLRAGDGQLYLAGGTESMSRAPYLLPRAREGYRLGHAQALDSILSEGLTDVFHDYHMGVTAENIAAQWGLTREDQDAFALESQTRAAAALAGGFFGDELVGVEVPGKKGPTVFDTDEYPRPSTAEGLAKLRPAFQQGGTVTAGNASGLNDGAAMLLVATEDYARAHGLPVVAEIASYAAIGVDPAVMGIGPARAVPVALERAGMTLADVQLFELNEAFAAQSLAVVRDLGADPARVNITGGAIALGHPIGASGARVLVTLIHQLRRTGQETGVASLCIGGGMGVAMVVRARG from the coding sequence ATGGACAACATCGTGATCGTGGCGGCGAAACGCACGCCGATCGGCAGTTTCATGGGGAGCCTGAAGGACGTGACGGCGGCGCACCTGGGGGTCACGGCCGCGAAAGCCGTGCTGGACGGCGTGGACGGCGCCGATATTGCCGACGTGATCGTGGGCAACGTGCTGCAGGCGGGGCAGGGCATGAACGTGGGGCGGCAGGTGGCCCTGGGCGCCGGGCTGCCCCACGACATTCCCGGCCAGACGGTCAACCGCGTCTGCGGCAGCGGCCTCCAGGCGGTGATGAGCGCCGTGCAGGGCCTGCGGGCCGGCGACGGTCAGCTCTATCTGGCGGGCGGCACGGAAAGCATGAGCCGCGCGCCCTACCTGCTGCCGCGCGCCCGCGAGGGCTACCGCCTGGGCCACGCGCAGGCCCTCGACTCGATCCTGTCGGAGGGCCTGACGGACGTGTTCCACGACTACCACATGGGCGTGACCGCCGAGAACATCGCCGCGCAGTGGGGGCTCACGCGGGAGGATCAGGACGCCTTCGCGCTGGAGAGCCAGACCCGCGCCGCGGCCGCGCTGGCCGGCGGCTTCTTCGGGGACGAACTGGTGGGCGTGGAGGTGCCGGGCAAGAAGGGGCCGACCGTGTTCGACACCGACGAGTACCCGCGCCCCAGCACGGCCGAGGGGCTGGCGAAGCTGCGGCCCGCCTTCCAGCAGGGCGGCACGGTCACGGCCGGCAACGCCTCCGGCCTGAACGACGGCGCAGCCATGCTGCTGGTCGCCACCGAGGACTACGCCCGTGCCCACGGACTGCCGGTGGTGGCCGAGATCGCCAGCTACGCCGCCATCGGGGTCGATCCGGCGGTCATGGGGATCGGGCCGGCGAGGGCGGTGCCGGTGGCGCTAGAGCGGGCTGGGATGACCCTGGCGGACGTGCAGCTCTTCGAGCTGAACGAGGCCTTCGCGGCGCAGTCGCTGGCGGTGGTACGCGACCTGGGGGCCGACCCGGCGCGGGTGAACATTACCGGGGGCGCCATTGCGCTGGGCCACCCCATCGGGGCGAGCGGGGCGCGGGTGCTGGTCACGCTGATCCACCAGCTGCGCCGCACCGGCCAGGAGACCGGAGTCGCCAGCCTGTGCATCGGCGGCGGCATGGGCGTGGCGATGGTCGTGCGGGCACGGGGCTGA
- a CDS encoding ankyrin repeat domain-containing protein yields MTLDPAPPTESERALFLAIQASDAGQVRSLLQVEPALLGAVSPMGVSPVLFATYYGRHEMAQVLIEAGAPLNLFEAAAVGHAARVRERLDAGDDVNALSPDGFSPLGLAAFFGREDVAALLLSRGGDVGAVSANAMRVQPLHSAVAGNHAELARTLLDAGADVNAAQQDGFTPLMGAAQNGNAALVAELLVRGADRSAQTGDGHTAADLAQEEGHADVLDVLRH; encoded by the coding sequence ATGACCCTCGATCCCGCCCCGCCGACCGAGTCCGAGCGCGCCCTGTTCCTGGCGATCCAGGCCAGCGACGCCGGGCAAGTGCGCTCGCTGCTGCAGGTCGAGCCCGCGCTGCTGGGGGCGGTCAGTCCCATGGGCGTGTCGCCGGTGCTGTTCGCCACCTACTACGGCCGGCACGAGATGGCGCAGGTGCTCATCGAGGCGGGCGCGCCGCTGAACCTGTTCGAGGCGGCGGCGGTCGGGCACGCGGCGCGGGTGCGGGAACGGCTGGACGCTGGAGACGACGTGAACGCCCTCAGTCCGGACGGCTTCTCGCCACTGGGGCTGGCCGCCTTCTTCGGGCGGGAGGACGTGGCCGCGCTGCTGCTCTCACGGGGCGGGGACGTGGGGGCGGTCAGTGCCAACGCCATGCGGGTGCAGCCCCTGCATTCGGCGGTGGCGGGGAACCACGCGGAGCTGGCGCGGACTCTGCTGGACGCCGGGGCCGATGTGAACGCCGCCCAGCAGGACGGCTTCACGCCGCTGATGGGCGCGGCCCAGAACGGCAACGCGGCGCTGGTGGCCGAACTGCTGGTGCGGGGCGCCGACAGGTCGGCCCAGACCGGGGATGGACATACGGCGGCCGATCTGGCGCAGGAGGAAGGGCACGCTGACGTGCTGGACGTCCTCCGCCACTGA
- a CDS encoding Rieske 2Fe-2S domain-containing protein: MSEQVQQGRVQAGRVDEMPEGYQGVVVVDGVGVLVVNHEGQFYALRNNCTHKDFPLLGGEVSMGRITCEKHGAKFELATGKPKTLPAVKPVRLYKTEIEDGVVYVLPL, encoded by the coding sequence ATGAGCGAGCAGGTACAGCAGGGTCGGGTGCAGGCCGGACGGGTGGACGAGATGCCCGAGGGGTACCAGGGCGTGGTGGTCGTGGACGGCGTGGGCGTGCTGGTGGTGAACCACGAGGGCCAGTTCTACGCCCTGCGCAACAACTGCACCCACAAGGACTTCCCCCTGCTGGGCGGCGAGGTCAGCATGGGCCGGATCACCTGCGAGAAGCACGGCGCGAAGTTCGAGCTGGCGACCGGCAAACCCAAGACCCTGCCGGCCGTGAAGCCTGTCCGGCTGTACAAGACCGAGATCGAGGACGGCGTGGTGTACGTCCTGCCGCTGTAG
- a CDS encoding fructosamine kinase family protein gives MPAELPPALRPLIEMSLGTPVRGAARLTGGDINDVYRLHTDRGEVVLKASRRGLPGLFAAEAEGLARLRAPGVLTVPEVIAHGDAPGGWAYLLLEYLTPAAPTPADEEALGRGLAALHGVTAPQFGGGADNFFGALPQINAPAPTAAGFYWTSRLEPQLRRAQRLLGPADLARFGALRARLDTLIPAEPPALVHGDLWHGNVLYSTRGPALIDPAVAFSHREVDLALLRLFGPVPARVMAAYGEARPLAPGWPARVPLWNLYPLLAHLNMFGAGYLGRVRAALEQALDPA, from the coding sequence ATGCCTGCCGAGCTGCCCCCGGCCCTGCGCCCCCTGATCGAGATGAGCCTGGGCACGCCGGTTCGGGGGGCGGCCCGGCTGACCGGGGGCGACATCAACGACGTCTACCGCCTGCACACCGACCGTGGCGAGGTGGTGCTCAAGGCCAGCCGGCGCGGCCTGCCGGGACTGTTCGCCGCCGAGGCCGAGGGGCTGGCCCGGCTGCGCGCTCCCGGGGTGCTCACCGTGCCGGAGGTGATCGCCCACGGCGACGCGCCCGGCGGCTGGGCCTACCTGCTGCTGGAGTACCTGACGCCCGCGGCGCCCACCCCCGCCGACGAGGAAGCGCTGGGGCGGGGCCTGGCCGCGCTGCATGGCGTCACGGCGCCGCAGTTCGGGGGCGGCGCGGACAACTTTTTCGGGGCGCTGCCGCAGATCAACGCCCCGGCCCCCACGGCGGCCGGGTTCTACTGGACGTCCCGCCTGGAACCGCAGCTGAGGCGGGCCCAGCGGCTCCTCGGCCCAGCCGATCTGGCCCGCTTCGGCGCCCTGCGCGCACGTCTGGACACGCTCATTCCCGCCGAGCCCCCCGCGCTGGTACACGGCGACCTGTGGCACGGCAACGTGCTGTACAGCACGCGCGGCCCAGCCCTGATCGATCCGGCGGTGGCCTTCAGCCACCGCGAGGTCGATCTGGCCCTGCTGAGGCTGTTCGGCCCGGTGCCAGCGCGGGTCATGGCGGCCTATGGGGAGGCCCGTCCACTGGCTCCGGGCTGGCCGGCGCGGGTGCCCCTCTGGAACCTCTACCCGCTGCTGGCGCACCTGAACATGTTCGGGGCGGGGTACCTGGGGCGCGTGCGGGCGGCCCTGGAGCAGGCCCTCGACCCGGCCTGA
- a CDS encoding tetratricopeptide repeat protein, producing MLPARRVALTLLVALLLGGTTRTTVNTAAADFGAGRYAQALPGLRAQAAAGDVQALLLLGRSASAGLGVSADHAQAAGFFRRAAEAGSAAAMAQLAGLYSAGRGVPQSDREAATWYLRAAEAGQTQVMGQVGDLYAEGRGVSQDFSQAAHWYAAAARAGQANAMYRLATLYADGRGVPPSPAEAATWYLRAAQADHPAAMNSLGDAYREGLGVPRSDARASRWYLQAARAGQVAAMRNIGFMFEAGRGVPRDERQAAAWYLKAGGAGEIRVMQDLGQRYELGQGLPADAGQAAAWYGRAAQAGDRNAMNSLGDLYESGRGVPQDDLQAAQWYRRAALAGQVTAMKNLGFMYDYGRGLRHDPAAAARWYRKAAQGGNANAMNYLGDLFWAGRGLPQSHAQAVAWYRRAAEAGQITAVKNLAQAYEYGLGVPRDLERAARLYRRSAWGGDINAMYSMGRLSRLGQGVARSEAQATQWFLQAASAGHREARRELARRYDLGLGVARDPEQAQLWLGRAARGE from the coding sequence GTGCTCCCTGCCCGACGAGTCGCCCTCACCCTGCTGGTCGCCCTGCTGCTGGGCGGCACCACGCGAACCACCGTCAATACGGCGGCGGCGGACTTCGGCGCGGGGCGCTACGCCCAGGCGCTGCCCGGCCTGCGTGCTCAGGCCGCCGCCGGCGACGTGCAGGCGCTGCTCCTGCTGGGGCGCAGCGCCAGCGCCGGCCTGGGCGTGAGCGCCGACCACGCCCAGGCGGCCGGGTTCTTCCGCCGGGCGGCCGAGGCCGGCAGCGCCGCCGCGATGGCGCAGCTGGCCGGCCTGTACAGCGCCGGGCGGGGGGTGCCCCAGAGCGACCGCGAGGCCGCGACCTGGTACCTGCGGGCCGCCGAGGCGGGTCAGACCCAGGTGATGGGGCAGGTGGGCGACCTGTACGCCGAGGGCCGCGGGGTCAGCCAGGACTTCTCTCAGGCGGCCCACTGGTACGCGGCCGCCGCCCGGGCCGGTCAGGCGAACGCGATGTACCGCCTGGCCACCCTGTATGCCGATGGCCGGGGCGTGCCCCCCAGTCCGGCCGAGGCGGCCACCTGGTATCTGCGGGCCGCGCAGGCCGACCACCCGGCCGCCATGAACAGCCTGGGAGACGCCTACCGCGAGGGCCTCGGGGTGCCGCGCAGCGACGCGCGGGCCTCGCGGTGGTACCTGCAGGCCGCGCGGGCCGGGCAGGTCGCGGCCATGCGGAACATCGGCTTCATGTTCGAGGCCGGGCGCGGCGTGCCCAGGGATGAGCGGCAGGCGGCGGCGTGGTACCTCAAGGCGGGCGGCGCCGGGGAGATCCGCGTGATGCAGGATCTGGGGCAGCGCTACGAACTGGGCCAGGGCCTGCCGGCCGACGCCGGGCAGGCGGCGGCGTGGTACGGGCGCGCGGCGCAGGCCGGCGACCGCAACGCCATGAACAGCCTGGGCGACCTGTACGAGAGCGGCCGGGGCGTACCCCAGGACGACCTGCAGGCGGCCCAGTGGTACCGCAGGGCGGCGCTGGCCGGGCAGGTCACCGCCATGAAAAACCTGGGATTCATGTACGACTACGGCCGGGGGCTGCGCCACGACCCGGCGGCGGCGGCGAGGTGGTACCGCAAGGCGGCGCAGGGCGGGAACGCCAACGCCATGAACTACCTGGGCGACCTGTTCTGGGCCGGCCGGGGCCTGCCACAGAGCCACGCCCAGGCGGTGGCCTGGTACCGCAGGGCGGCCGAGGCCGGGCAGATCACGGCGGTCAAGAATCTGGCGCAGGCCTACGAATACGGCCTGGGCGTGCCGCGGGATCTGGAACGCGCCGCCCGGCTGTACCGGAGATCAGCCTGGGGCGGCGACATCAACGCCATGTACAGCATGGGCCGGCTCTCCCGCCTGGGGCAGGGGGTGGCCCGCAGCGAGGCCCAGGCGACCCAGTGGTTCCTGCAGGCGGCCAGCGCCGGCCACCGTGAGGCCCGGCGCGAGCTCGCCCGCCGCTACGACCTGGGTCTGGGCGTGGCCCGCGACCCCGAGCAGGCGCAGCTCTGGCTGGGCCGCGCCGCACGGGGGGAGTAG
- a CDS encoding ribose-phosphate diphosphokinase, whose amino-acid sequence MSVPHRAPTPVLESRRSPLLVFAGQSNRPLAQAICDNLGIPLGDSKTEKFTNDNLIVHYEESLREGDIFIVQTFSYPVSDSIMELMLMIDAAKSASAGRVTAVIPYYSYARSDKKDSPRISIAGRLVADLLQEAGADRVLTMTLHSPQVHGFFKVPVDHLSADLVLTQHFKNCVPDAHNGVVLAPDAGSIKRASQIARRLDSGLAMIDKERLSDTEVRPRALIGDVEGRTVFIVDDEISTAGSLVETVNIARSLGAKDVYVAVTHGVYSGPAIQRIAALDVTQVASCNTVLVSPEKMAASGGKLAVLDVAPLFANAISNIHTGASVSTLFS is encoded by the coding sequence GTGTCCGTCCCTCACCGTGCTCCGACCCCCGTCCTTGAGAGTCGCCGTTCGCCCCTGCTGGTGTTTGCCGGACAGAGCAACCGACCGCTGGCGCAGGCGATCTGCGACAACCTCGGGATTCCGCTGGGCGACAGCAAGACCGAGAAGTTCACCAACGACAACCTGATCGTGCATTACGAGGAGTCGCTGCGCGAGGGCGACATCTTCATCGTGCAGACCTTCAGCTACCCGGTCAGCGACTCGATCATGGAACTGATGCTGATGATCGACGCCGCCAAGAGCGCCAGCGCCGGGCGCGTAACGGCCGTCATCCCGTACTATTCCTACGCCCGCTCCGACAAGAAGGACTCGCCGCGCATCTCCATCGCCGGGCGGCTGGTCGCCGATCTGCTGCAGGAGGCCGGCGCCGACCGCGTGCTCACCATGACCCTGCACAGCCCCCAGGTGCACGGCTTCTTCAAGGTGCCGGTCGACCACCTCTCGGCCGATCTGGTGCTCACGCAGCACTTCAAGAACTGTGTGCCGGACGCCCACAACGGCGTGGTGCTGGCGCCCGACGCCGGCTCCATCAAGCGCGCCAGCCAGATCGCCCGGCGCCTGGACTCCGGCCTCGCCATGATCGACAAGGAGCGCCTCTCCGACACCGAGGTGCGCCCGCGCGCCCTGATCGGGGATGTCGAGGGCCGCACGGTCTTTATCGTCGACGACGAGATCAGCACCGCCGGTTCGCTGGTGGAGACCGTGAACATCGCCCGCAGCCTGGGGGCCAAGGACGTCTATGTGGCGGTCACGCACGGCGTGTACTCCGGCCCGGCCATCCAGCGCATCGCGGCCCTGGACGTGACCCAGGTCGCCAGCTGCAACACCGTGCTGGTCTCCCCGGAGAAGATGGCGGCGTCGGGGGGCAAACTGGCCGTGCTGGACGTCGCGCCTCTGTTCGCCAACGCCATCTCCAACATCCACACCGGCGCCAGCGTCAGCACCCTGTTCTCGTAG
- a CDS encoding fimbrial biogenesis chaperone: MLHLRPPSLSWGLARRFLVAASALLAIVMTPVQAQNFGFTPTLLEIDASRNLVSETTLINGTTTPARFEVTGALWHIVNGQEVLDETRDLIVNPATFTVKPGGSQLIRVGVRKKPGGSELTYRLVVKQVPIEGVALPSVGAGSVGKGATTGMNIALTFSLPVYVTPPGAQPRLAVTATPAGKDISLVLQNSGARRTILRKVRFTRGTLTQGTAVLPLLSGSTITLNLPGLAEQPGPLTMRYEAEDGQIREQTVALP; the protein is encoded by the coding sequence ATGCTGCATCTTCGGCCCCCCTCTCTGTCCTGGGGACTCGCCCGGCGGTTCCTGGTGGCCGCGTCGGCGCTGCTCGCCATTGTCATGACCCCTGTTCAGGCCCAGAACTTCGGGTTCACCCCGACCCTGCTGGAAATCGACGCCTCCAGGAATCTGGTGTCCGAAACGACCCTGATCAACGGCACGACCACGCCCGCCCGCTTCGAGGTGACAGGAGCGCTGTGGCACATCGTGAATGGTCAGGAAGTGCTGGACGAGACCCGTGACCTGATCGTGAATCCGGCGACGTTTACGGTCAAGCCCGGCGGCTCGCAGCTGATCCGTGTCGGCGTGCGCAAGAAGCCGGGCGGCTCGGAGCTGACCTACCGGCTGGTGGTCAAGCAGGTGCCCATCGAGGGCGTCGCACTCCCCAGCGTCGGGGCCGGCAGTGTCGGTAAGGGTGCCACGACTGGCATGAACATCGCCCTGACCTTCTCGCTGCCGGTGTATGTCACGCCGCCCGGTGCCCAGCCCAGGCTGGCGGTCACGGCCACGCCGGCGGGCAAGGACATCTCGCTGGTGCTGCAGAACAGCGGCGCCCGCCGCACCATCCTCAGAAAGGTCAGGTTCACGCGGGGCACGCTCACGCAGGGCACGGCGGTACTGCCCCTGCTCTCGGGCAGCACGATCACCCTGAACCTGCCGGGGCTGGCCGAGCAGCCCGGCCCCCTGACCATGAGATACGAAGCCGAGGACGGGCAGATCCGTGAGCAGACCGTCGCGCTCCCGTAG
- the dnaJ gene encoding molecular chaperone DnaJ, translating to MDYYELLGVAKSASADEIKSAYRKLALKYHPDRNKEAGAAEKFTQINEAYAVLSDTDKRAHYDRYGTAPGAGMPGPGGDPFGGMGGAGFDPMDIFEQLFGGAVGGRGRRGPARGDDLETEAFVTLQQARAGEEVEVTVDRLTSCEHCHGSRTEPGGQPPKTCTTCGGAGAVRAQARTIFGVVETQQPCPTCRGEGQIIQDPCTVCKGRGRTLGSERVGVKLPRGIDEGYRIRVAGKGNEGPGGPGDLYVHIEMEKHPQLRREAEHLIYPARIGFAKAALGGKVEVPTLDGPLTVEVRAGTQHGELHRLAEKGMPRLQGRGNGDLIVEYDVVVPKPGALTPEAREALLAYARAVGDEVNEKHEGFLGKVGKIFRGD from the coding sequence ATGGACTATTACGAACTGCTGGGCGTGGCGAAAAGCGCGAGCGCCGACGAGATCAAGAGTGCCTACCGCAAACTGGCCCTGAAGTACCACCCGGACCGCAACAAGGAAGCCGGCGCCGCCGAGAAGTTCACGCAGATCAACGAGGCCTACGCGGTCTTGTCGGATACGGACAAGCGCGCCCACTACGACCGCTACGGCACGGCGCCGGGCGCGGGGATGCCGGGCCCGGGCGGCGACCCCTTCGGCGGCATGGGCGGCGCGGGCTTCGACCCCATGGACATCTTCGAGCAGCTGTTCGGCGGCGCGGTGGGCGGGCGCGGGCGGCGCGGCCCGGCACGGGGCGACGACCTGGAAACCGAAGCCTTCGTGACCCTGCAGCAGGCCCGCGCCGGCGAGGAGGTCGAGGTCACGGTCGACCGCCTGACGAGCTGCGAGCACTGCCACGGCAGCCGCACCGAGCCCGGCGGCCAGCCCCCCAAGACCTGCACGACCTGCGGCGGCGCGGGGGCGGTGCGCGCCCAGGCCCGCACGATCTTCGGCGTGGTCGAGACGCAGCAGCCCTGCCCGACCTGCCGGGGCGAGGGCCAGATCATCCAGGATCCCTGCACGGTCTGTAAGGGCCGGGGCCGCACCCTGGGCAGCGAGCGCGTGGGCGTCAAGCTGCCGCGCGGCATCGACGAGGGCTACCGCATCCGGGTGGCGGGCAAGGGCAACGAGGGGCCGGGCGGCCCCGGCGACCTGTACGTGCATATCGAGATGGAGAAACACCCCCAGCTGCGCCGCGAGGCCGAGCACCTGATCTACCCGGCCAGGATCGGCTTCGCCAAGGCGGCGCTGGGCGGCAAGGTCGAGGTGCCCACGCTGGACGGCCCCCTGACGGTCGAGGTCAGGGCCGGCACCCAGCACGGCGAACTGCACCGCCTGGCCGAGAAGGGGATGCCCCGCCTGCAGGGACGCGGCAACGGCGACCTGATCGTGGAATACGACGTGGTGGTGCCCAAACCGGGGGCGCTGACCCCCGAGGCCCGCGAGGCGCTGCTGGCCTACGCCCGCGCGGTGGGCGACGAGGTGAACGAAAAACACGAGGGTTTTCTCGGCAAGGTCGGGAAGATCTTCCGGGGCGACTGA